CCACGCGCCGTTAGTCACGGGGCCGGGTGGCCGAAGCGCGCCCGGCCCCGCTTCGTTTCATGCCCAACAGGCGCTCCGTTGGCGGGGCGCCCATCCGGAGACCACGACGTGGACGTCACTTTCCAGTTCGACTGGCAGGCGGCCATCGCCTCGATCCCTTATCTCCTCGAGGGGATCCCCTGGACGCTGCTGATCTCGTTCGGTGGCCTGGCCATCGGCTTCATCATCGGCATCGTCTTCGGCCTGCTACGCATCAATCCGATCCGCCTGCTGCGCTGGCCGGCGATCGCCTACATCGAAATCTTCCGCGGCACCCCGGTACTCGTCCAGGTGCTGTTCATCTTCTATGGCCTGCCACAGGTCATCGGCGGCCCGATCAATGCGCTCACCGCCGGCATCGCCGCCATCGCCCTCAATTCCGGTGCGTACATCTCGGAAATCGTCCGTGGCGGCGTGCAATCGATCGAGAAGGGTCAGCGCGAGGCCGGCCTGTCGCTGGGCTTGTCGCGCACCCAGGCATTTCGCTACATCATCTGGCCACAAGCCCTGCGACGCATGATTCCGGCACTCGGCAACCAGGGCATCGTCAGCATCAAGGACACCTCGCTGTTCTCGGTGATCGGCGTCGGCGAGCTTGTTCGCCAGGGTCAGATCTACATTGCCACCACTTTCACTGCGCTGGAGGTCTACTTCATGGTCGCGCTGATGTATCTGGCGATCACTCTGAGCCTGTCATTCGCCCTGCGGCTGCTCGAGCGCCGCGGTCTGGTCGGCCAATAAGGAACACGCCATGAACGATTCACAGCGTCACGAGGCCCTCCACAAGGCGCCCATCGTCAAGATGGACAAGGTCAACAAGCATTTCGGTTCGCTGCACGTCATGCAGGACATCGATCTCGAGGTGGCCCCCGGCGAGGTGGTGGTGATCGTCGGTGCCAGCGGCTCCGGCAAGTCGAC
The genomic region above belongs to Halomonas zincidurans B6 and contains:
- a CDS encoding amino acid ABC transporter permease, which gives rise to MDVTFQFDWQAAIASIPYLLEGIPWTLLISFGGLAIGFIIGIVFGLLRINPIRLLRWPAIAYIEIFRGTPVLVQVLFIFYGLPQVIGGPINALTAGIAAIALNSGAYISEIVRGGVQSIEKGQREAGLSLGLSRTQAFRYIIWPQALRRMIPALGNQGIVSIKDTSLFSVIGVGELVRQGQIYIATTFTALEVYFMVALMYLAITLSLSFALRLLERRGLVGQ